GGGCAGCGCGATGTAAGACGCATCTTCGGTGTTGCCGTAGCGAAACGCGACATCGACGGGGTCTTTAAAGACATCCGTCACCTGATCGGAGAAAAAGATCCGCAGACGCAGCGCAGGATAACGGCGTCGAAACGACTGAAAAACCGGCAGCAACAAATTCCGCCCGAGATCGGAAGGCACGGCGATTTGCAACGTGCCTGACACTTCATCTTCCGGGGTCTGAATTTTTTGCAGCCCGGCATGCATCACGTCCAGCATCTGGCGGGCATAGGGTAGCCAGACCTCGCCCTCCGGCGTCAGGCGCAGGCTGCGCGTGGAGCGAGCGAACAAGCGGATAGCCAACGTAGACTCCAGGCGCTTGATAGCAGAACTGACCTGAGCAGGCTGAACGCCGACTTCACGCGCGGCATCGCTAAAACTATTCAGCGCCGCAGCGCGGACAAACAACGTGAGATCTTCAAGCCGGAACATTTTCACTCCCCGAGTATAAGTCCTGTCGCCGTACGGCTATTTTTCCCGTTCTGTTACCGGTTTACCATCGAATTATTCAACTGATTCCTGTGACCGGAGAGACCATGAAAGCCATCGCCATTACCCGCGCCGCG
The Citrobacter arsenatis DNA segment above includes these coding regions:
- a CDS encoding LysR family transcriptional regulator, coding for MFRLEDLTLFVRAAALNSFSDAAREVGVQPAQVSSAIKRLESTLAIRLFARSTRSLRLTPEGEVWLPYARQMLDVMHAGLQKIQTPEDEVSGTLQIAVPSDLGRNLLLPVFQSFRRRYPALRLRIFFSDQVTDVFKDPVDVAFRYGNTEDASYIALPVAPGNRRVLVASPQWVEHNGAPQTPDELTQLNAMTFVLRGRLHDRWTFTRNGEVSSVQVNGTIMSDDAEVIRRLAIAGEGVAYKSWLDVSEDVRDGRLQLLMPDYQGEKVPLNMICPHRKQLSTAVRLLHDAVKTRCEMLAQS